A region from the Poecilia reticulata strain Guanapo linkage group LG12, Guppy_female_1.0+MT, whole genome shotgun sequence genome encodes:
- the hpse gene encoding heparanase, with translation MHCALLLLLTFFSYRSGGDRLFHGSPLDQDLVLDLVLDLDLDMDLSEVLRRVDPRFLSVTIDASLASEERFMLLLRSQRIRTLATALSPAFLRFGGTKQDFMVFSPQRSQQLDPGEPCSSVRLPWWLEQRLKQDWAQQQIVLTKEEQQNQYNPVHFTELTVDLLHSFSSCCSLDLIFGLNALLRTADNSWNSSNARSLLRYCDSKQYEMSWELGNEPNSFEKKAGIRVDGNQLGVDFTHLRKMMSEFKLYRDAGLFGPDVGQPRDRRADLLESFLQSGAKAINACTWHHYYVNGRDTSLQDFLDPEVLDTLALKTNEVLKRVQQESPGKPVWLGETSSAYGGGARGLSDTFVSGFMWLDKLGLGARLGLDVVMRQVLVGAGSYHMIDDDLDPLPDYWLSLLYKRLVGPEVLKLQLVSDSGRSKRVRLYLHCANRKSYPDGAVVLIWMNLSRKPVRISLPARVSSSTVDAFVLQSNQPGEEGLQSRSVQLNGELLKMVDDKTLPELNGTQLPPAEHLKLPPYSLGFFVIMDAQASACS, from the exons ATGCACTGCGCTCTGTTGCTCCTTCTAACTTTCTTCTCCTATCGGAGCGGAGGGGACCGGCTCTTCCATGGAAGCCCGCTGGACCAGGACCTGGTCCTGGACCTGgtcctggacctggacctggacatGGACCTGTCGGAGGTGCTTCGCCGGGTGGACCCCCGCTTTCTGTCCGTCACTATCGACGCCAGTCTGGCATCAGAGGAGAGGTTCATGCTGCTGTTGAG GTCTCAGAGGATCCGGACTCTGGCCACGGCTCTGAGTCCAGCCTTTCTGAGGTTCGGGGGAACCAAGCAGGACTTCATGGTGTTCAGTCCTCAGAGGAGCCAGCAGCTGGATCcag GTGAGCCCTGCAGCAGTGTCCGGCTGCCCTGGTGGCTGGAGCAGAGACTGAAGCAAGACTGGGCCCAGCAGCAGATCGTCCTCACcaaggaggagcagcagaaccagtaCAACCCGGTCCACTTCACGG AGCTCACCGTGGACCTGCTGCATtccttcagcagctgctgcagcctggaTCTCATCTTCGGCCTGAACGCGCTGCTCCGGACGGCAGACAACAGCTGGAACAGCAGCAACGCCCGCTCTCTGCTCCGCTACTGTGACTCCAAACAGTACGAGATGTCCTGGGAGCTGGGAAACG AGCCAAACAGCTTTGAGAAGAAGGCTGGGATCCGTGTGGATGGAAATCAGCTGGGAGTCGATTTCACCCATCTCAGAAAGATGATGTCAGAGTTCAAACTCTACCGGGACGCCGGGCTGTTCGGACCCGATGTGGGCCAGCCACGGGACCGCAGGGCGGATCTGCTGGAGAG CTTCTTGCAGAGTGGAGCCAAGGCCATCAACGCCTGTACCTGGCACCA TTACTATGTGAACGGCAGAGACACTTCACTACAGGATTTTCTAGATCCTGAAGTTCTGGACACCCTGGCTTTGAAAACCAATGAAGTTCTGAAG AGAGTACAGCAGGAGTCTCCGGGGAAACCAGTGTGGCTTGGAGAGACGAGCTCGGCCTACGGAGGCGGCGCGCGGGGACTGTCAGACACCTTCGTCTCTGGATTCAT GTGGTTGGATAAATTGGGCCTAGGAGCCAGGTTGGGCCTGGATGTGGTGATGAGGCAGGTGCTGGTCGGCGCTGGGAGCTACCACATGATCGATGACGACCTGGACCCCCTCCCG GATTACTGGCTGTCGCTCCTCTATAAGAGACTCGTCGGACCGGAGGTGTTGAAGCTTCAGCTCGTTTCTGATTCCGGCAGAAGTAAAAGAGTGAGGCTGTATCTGCACTGCGCCAACAGGAAGAG TTACCCTGACGGAGCCGTGGTGCTGATATGGATGAACCTGAGCAGGAAGCCAGTGAGGATCTCACTTCCTGCCCGCGTCTCCAGCAGCACAGTGGACGCTTTTGTTCTCCAGTCCAACCAGCCGGGGGAGGAGGGACTGCAGTCCAG GTCTGTTCAGCTGAATGGAGAGCTGCTGAAGATGGTGGATGATAAAACTCTCCCTGAGCTCAACGGCACTCAGCTTCCTCCTGCTGAGCACCTGAAGCTTCCGCCATACTCCCTGGGGTTCTTCGTCATAATGGATGCACAGGCGTCGGCCTGCAGCTGA